A genomic window from Bubalus bubalis isolate 160015118507 breed Murrah chromosome X, NDDB_SH_1, whole genome shotgun sequence includes:
- the ARSL gene encoding arylsulfatase L isoform X1, giving the protein MLRLEHSWSWLALAVAALLGAKPSACGPPPGPRPNILLLMADDLGIGDVGCYGNTTIRTPNIDRLAADGVRLTQHLAAAPVCTPSRAAFLTGRYPLRSGMVSSQGLRVLRWTAVSGGLPPSEITFAKILKAKGYITGLIGKWHLGLSCASPNDHCHHPLNHGFDHFYGMPFSMMADCERWQLSEKRAVLERGLDVCSQLVALATLTLTVGKLTHLTRAASWTLVIWSTVVCLLLFATSYLVGALIMHADCFLMRNHSIAEQPMRSQRTTPLMLQEVSSFVKRHKQGPFLLFVSFLHVHTPLVTTENFRGRSPHGLYGDNTEEMDWMVGQILETLDTEGLTNSTLVYFTSDHGGSLEAQFGNNQYGGWNGIYKGGKGMGGWEGGIRVPGIFRWPGVLPAGRVIHEPTSLMDIFPTVVHLAGGQVPQDRVVDGRDLLALLQGTARHSDHEFLMHYCESFLHAARWHQRDRGAVWKVHFTTPIFQPDGAGACYGQMVCPCSGNRVTHHAPPLLFDLSRDPSEAHALTPDTEPSFHRVVETVARAVAAHRRTLIPVPLQLDAADNTWKPWLQPCCGRFPFCWCDRDADPR; this is encoded by the exons ATGTTACGTCTGGAACACTCTTG GAGCTGGCTGGCTCTCGCAGTCGCTGCGCTTCTGGGTGCGAAACCCTCAGCCTGCGGCCCTCCACCTGGTCCCCGGCCAAACATCCTCCTTCTGATGGCAGACGATCTCGGCATTGGAGATGTCGGTTGCTACGGCAACACCACCATCAG GACTCCAAACATCGACCGCCTTGCGGCGGATGGCGTGAGGCTCACGCAGCATCTGGCCGCTGCCCCTGTGTGCACCCCAAGTAGAGCGGCGTTTTTAACGGGCAGATACCCACTTCGATCAG GTATGGTTTCCAGTCAAGGTCTCCGTGTTCTCCGGTGGACAGCGGTCTCTGGAGGACTTCCGCCCAGCGAAATAACTTTTGCAAAAATCCTGAAAGCTAAAGGCTATATCACCGGACTCATAG GAAAGTGGCATCTGGGTCTCAGCTGTGCATCTCCCAACGACCACTGCCACCACCCGCTCAATCACGGCTTCGACCATTTCTACGGAATGCCATTCAGCATGATGGCAGACTGCGAGCGCTGGCAACTATCCGAGAAGCGTGCGGTCCTGGAGCGTGGACTCGACGTCTGCTCCCAGCTCGTGGCCTTGGCCACTCTCACACTCACAGTTGGGAAACTCACCCACCTGACACGGGCCGCCTCCTGGACTCTGGTCATCTGGTCGACCGTCGTGTGCCTCCTGCTCTTCGCCACTTCCTATTTGGTGGGCGCCCTGATCATGCACGCAGACTGCTTTCTGATGCGGAATCACTCCATTGCAGAGCAGCCCATGCGCTCTCAGAGGACGACGCCACTCATGCTCCAGGAGGTCTCATCCTTCGTCAAAAG ACACAAGCAAGGACCTTTCCTCCTCTTTGTGTCCTTTCTGCACGTCCACACCCCTCTTGTCACGACGGAGAACTTCCGCGGGAGGAGTCCCCACGGGCTTTACGGGGACAACACGGAAGAGATGGACTGGATGGTGG GCCAGATCCTTGAGACTTTGGATACAGAAGGGTTGACCAACAGTACCCTTGTTTACTTTACATCGGATCATGGGGGATCCTTAGAGGCTCAGTTTGGAAACAACCAGTATGGTGGCTGGAATGGGATATATAAAG GCGGCAAAGGCATGGGCGGCTGGGAAGGCGGGATCCGGGTCCCGGGGATATTCCGGTGGCCCGGGGTCCTGCCGGCCGGCCGCGTGATCCACGAGCccaccagcttgatggacatcTTCCCCACCGTGGTCCACCTCGCAGGAGGCCAGGTGCCTCAGGACAG GGTGGTGGACGGCCGGGACCTGctggccctgctccaggggaccgCGCGGCACTCGGACCACGAGTTCCTCATGCACTACTGCGAGAGCTTTCTGCACGCCGCCCGCTGGCACCAGCGCGACC GAGGCGCAGTGTGGAAAGTCCACTTCACAACTCCCATCTTCCAGCCAGACGGCGCGGGCGCCTGTTACGGGCAGATGGTGTGCCCCTGCTCAGGGAACAGGGTGACCCACCACGCCCCACCGTTGCTGTTCGACCTGTCCCGAGACCCTTCCGAGGCCCACGCCCTCACGCCGGACACGGAGCCCTCCTTCCACCGGGTGGTGGAGACCGTGGCCCGGGCCGTGGCAGCCCATCGCCGGACGCTCATCCCAGTTCCACTGCAGCTGGACGCGGCAGACAACACGTGGAAGCCGTGGCTGCAGCCGTGCTGTGGTCGGTTTCCCTTCTGCTGGTGCGATCGCGACGCGGACCCCCGGTAG
- the ARSL gene encoding arylsulfatase L isoform X2, with amino-acid sequence MLRLEHSWTPNIDRLAADGVRLTQHLAAAPVCTPSRAAFLTGRYPLRSGMVSSQGLRVLRWTAVSGGLPPSEITFAKILKAKGYITGLIGKWHLGLSCASPNDHCHHPLNHGFDHFYGMPFSMMADCERWQLSEKRAVLERGLDVCSQLVALATLTLTVGKLTHLTRAASWTLVIWSTVVCLLLFATSYLVGALIMHADCFLMRNHSIAEQPMRSQRTTPLMLQEVSSFVKRHKQGPFLLFVSFLHVHTPLVTTENFRGRSPHGLYGDNTEEMDWMVGQILETLDTEGLTNSTLVYFTSDHGGSLEAQFGNNQYGGWNGIYKGGKGMGGWEGGIRVPGIFRWPGVLPAGRVIHEPTSLMDIFPTVVHLAGGQVPQDRVVDGRDLLALLQGTARHSDHEFLMHYCESFLHAARWHQRDRGAVWKVHFTTPIFQPDGAGACYGQMVCPCSGNRVTHHAPPLLFDLSRDPSEAHALTPDTEPSFHRVVETVARAVAAHRRTLIPVPLQLDAADNTWKPWLQPCCGRFPFCWCDRDADPR; translated from the exons ATGTTACGTCTGGAACACTCTTG GACTCCAAACATCGACCGCCTTGCGGCGGATGGCGTGAGGCTCACGCAGCATCTGGCCGCTGCCCCTGTGTGCACCCCAAGTAGAGCGGCGTTTTTAACGGGCAGATACCCACTTCGATCAG GTATGGTTTCCAGTCAAGGTCTCCGTGTTCTCCGGTGGACAGCGGTCTCTGGAGGACTTCCGCCCAGCGAAATAACTTTTGCAAAAATCCTGAAAGCTAAAGGCTATATCACCGGACTCATAG GAAAGTGGCATCTGGGTCTCAGCTGTGCATCTCCCAACGACCACTGCCACCACCCGCTCAATCACGGCTTCGACCATTTCTACGGAATGCCATTCAGCATGATGGCAGACTGCGAGCGCTGGCAACTATCCGAGAAGCGTGCGGTCCTGGAGCGTGGACTCGACGTCTGCTCCCAGCTCGTGGCCTTGGCCACTCTCACACTCACAGTTGGGAAACTCACCCACCTGACACGGGCCGCCTCCTGGACTCTGGTCATCTGGTCGACCGTCGTGTGCCTCCTGCTCTTCGCCACTTCCTATTTGGTGGGCGCCCTGATCATGCACGCAGACTGCTTTCTGATGCGGAATCACTCCATTGCAGAGCAGCCCATGCGCTCTCAGAGGACGACGCCACTCATGCTCCAGGAGGTCTCATCCTTCGTCAAAAG ACACAAGCAAGGACCTTTCCTCCTCTTTGTGTCCTTTCTGCACGTCCACACCCCTCTTGTCACGACGGAGAACTTCCGCGGGAGGAGTCCCCACGGGCTTTACGGGGACAACACGGAAGAGATGGACTGGATGGTGG GCCAGATCCTTGAGACTTTGGATACAGAAGGGTTGACCAACAGTACCCTTGTTTACTTTACATCGGATCATGGGGGATCCTTAGAGGCTCAGTTTGGAAACAACCAGTATGGTGGCTGGAATGGGATATATAAAG GCGGCAAAGGCATGGGCGGCTGGGAAGGCGGGATCCGGGTCCCGGGGATATTCCGGTGGCCCGGGGTCCTGCCGGCCGGCCGCGTGATCCACGAGCccaccagcttgatggacatcTTCCCCACCGTGGTCCACCTCGCAGGAGGCCAGGTGCCTCAGGACAG GGTGGTGGACGGCCGGGACCTGctggccctgctccaggggaccgCGCGGCACTCGGACCACGAGTTCCTCATGCACTACTGCGAGAGCTTTCTGCACGCCGCCCGCTGGCACCAGCGCGACC GAGGCGCAGTGTGGAAAGTCCACTTCACAACTCCCATCTTCCAGCCAGACGGCGCGGGCGCCTGTTACGGGCAGATGGTGTGCCCCTGCTCAGGGAACAGGGTGACCCACCACGCCCCACCGTTGCTGTTCGACCTGTCCCGAGACCCTTCCGAGGCCCACGCCCTCACGCCGGACACGGAGCCCTCCTTCCACCGGGTGGTGGAGACCGTGGCCCGGGCCGTGGCAGCCCATCGCCGGACGCTCATCCCAGTTCCACTGCAGCTGGACGCGGCAGACAACACGTGGAAGCCGTGGCTGCAGCCGTGCTGTGGTCGGTTTCCCTTCTGCTGGTGCGATCGCGACGCGGACCCCCGGTAG